The following are encoded in a window of Impatiens glandulifera chromosome 5, dImpGla2.1, whole genome shotgun sequence genomic DNA:
- the LOC124938160 gene encoding UMP-CMP kinase 4 isoform X1: MGTVVDQAKKSEVNGKSLAEKNVTVVFVLGGPGSGKGTQCTNIVETFGFTHLSAGDLLRAEIKSGSENGTMIQNMIKEGKIVPSEVTIKLLQKAMLEDANNKFLIDGFPRNEENRAAFELVTGISPAFVLFFDCPEAEMERRLLGRNQGREDDNIDTIRKRFKVFLESSLPVIEYYDSLGKVRKINAAKPVDEVFEDVKSVFTTI; the protein is encoded by the exons ATGGGGACTGTTGTTGATCAAGCAAAGAAATCA GAAGTGAATGGAAAGTCACTGGCAGAGAAGAATGTCACAGTTGTCTTTGTTTTGG GTGGCCCTGGTAGTGGAAAAGGCACTCAATGTACAAATATTGTAGAAACATTTGGTTTCACCCATCTCAGTGCTGGTGATCTTCTTCGAGCCGAAATTAAATCTGGTTCTGAAAATGG GACAATGATACAGAACATGATCAAAGAGGGTAAAATTGTACCTTCAGAAGTTACAATTAAGCTTCTCCAGAAGGCTATGCTGGAAGATGCAAATAACAAGTTTCTCATTGATGGTTTTCCTCGTAATGAGGAAAACCGGGCAGCTTTTGAATTAGTT ACTGGAATATCACCTGCATTTGTGCTGTTTTTtgattgtcccgaagcagagaTGGAAAGGCGTCTTTTGGGTCGCAATCAG GGAAGAGAAGACGATAATATTGACACAATAAGGAAACGTTTCAAAGTTTTCCTAGAGTCTAGCTTGCCTGTTATTGAGTACTACGACTCTTTGGGCAAGGTTCGAAAG ATTAATGCCGCAAAACCAGTTGATGAGGTTTTTGAAGATGTTAAATCAGTTTTTACCACTATTTAA
- the LOC124938161 gene encoding 50S ribosomal protein L18: MASSVSSTASSAFILSSDFFQNRLQKKPISLSWSSSLPQLELSINSISILPIAPRNQKFVVEAAWTRRSRSEAAKRPNRKSWKQRTDMYMRPFLLNVFFSKRFIHAKVMHRGTSKVISVATTNSKDLRNTLPSLIDNDACKVIGKLIAERSKEADVYAIAFEPKKEERIEGKLAIVLDTIKDNGIIFV; the protein is encoded by the exons ATGGCGAGCAGCGTTTCTTCAACGGCGTCATCAGCGTTTATCCTCTCATCTGATTTCTTTCAAAATCGTTTACAGAAGAAACCCATTTCACTTTCATGGTCATCTTCATTACCACAATTGGAATTATCCATCAATTCAATCTCAATTCTTCCAATTGCCCCACGTAACCAG AAATTTGTGGTTGAAGCTGCTTGGACAAGGAGATCACGTAGTGAGGCTGCTAAAAGACCAAACAGAAAATCATGGAAACAGAGGACTGATATGTATATGAGACCATTTCTACTAAATGTTTTCTTTTCAAAACGTTTCATTCATGCTAAGGTTATGCATCGAGGAACAAGCAAAGTTATATCGGTTGCTACTACTAATTCTAAAGATTTGAGGAATACTTTGCCTTCTCTTATTGATAATGATGCTTGTAAGGTGATTGGGAAGTTGATAGCTGAGAGATCCAAGGAAGCTGATGTTTACGCGATAGCGTTTGAGCCTAAGAAGGAAGAACGGATTGAAGGGAAACTTGCTATTGTTCTTGATACAATTAAGGATAATGGCATCatctttgtttga
- the LOC124938160 gene encoding UMP-CMP kinase 4 isoform X2: protein MGTVVDQAKKSEVNGKSLAEKNVTVVFVLGGPGSGKGTQCTNIVETFGFTHLSAGDLLRAEIKSGSENGTMIQNMIKEGKIVPSEVTIKLLQKAMLEDANNKFLIDGFPRNEENRAAFELVTGISPAFVLFFDCPEAEMERRLLGRNQGREDDNIDTIRKRFKVFLESSLPVIEYYDSLGKINAAKPVDEVFEDVKSVFTTI from the exons ATGGGGACTGTTGTTGATCAAGCAAAGAAATCA GAAGTGAATGGAAAGTCACTGGCAGAGAAGAATGTCACAGTTGTCTTTGTTTTGG GTGGCCCTGGTAGTGGAAAAGGCACTCAATGTACAAATATTGTAGAAACATTTGGTTTCACCCATCTCAGTGCTGGTGATCTTCTTCGAGCCGAAATTAAATCTGGTTCTGAAAATGG GACAATGATACAGAACATGATCAAAGAGGGTAAAATTGTACCTTCAGAAGTTACAATTAAGCTTCTCCAGAAGGCTATGCTGGAAGATGCAAATAACAAGTTTCTCATTGATGGTTTTCCTCGTAATGAGGAAAACCGGGCAGCTTTTGAATTAGTT ACTGGAATATCACCTGCATTTGTGCTGTTTTTtgattgtcccgaagcagagaTGGAAAGGCGTCTTTTGGGTCGCAATCAG GGAAGAGAAGACGATAATATTGACACAATAAGGAAACGTTTCAAAGTTTTCCTAGAGTCTAGCTTGCCTGTTATTGAGTACTACGACTCTTTGGGCAAG ATTAATGCCGCAAAACCAGTTGATGAGGTTTTTGAAGATGTTAAATCAGTTTTTACCACTATTTAA
- the LOC124939669 gene encoding very-long-chain aldehyde decarbonylase GL1-5-like, whose product MRRNGDLSGSSIGVVVFKRLGGVDVGLQSAWEEASSIDGGLAGVVFNRGRLGRRRRQKLPVVHPFAEHIAYYMLFGIPLSTCSLTGTASIASVAGYLIFIDFMNNMGHCNFELIPKWFFSLFPPLKYLIYTPREGINRFIEEAILEADGKGTKVFSLGLMNQGEDLNENGEVYIKRNPNLKVKVVDGSSLAVAVVLNNIPKGTTQVILRGNLTKVARGIAMALCQRGIKVRVLYKDEYEKLKEMFQTKSLIDDNLLHDEPHSWDHKIWLVGEGLKEEEQLKAPKGSFFIPFSQFPPNKHRKDCFYFPTPSLLVPNHLHNLDSCENWLPRRVMSVWRVAGIVHALEGWNEHECGDTMLNYDKVWEAALLHGFQPLTNIIAD is encoded by the exons ATGAGGCGCAACGGCGATCTATCTGGATCTTCAATCGGCGTCGTCGTCTTCAAACGGCTGGGAGGCGTTGACGTCGGTCTTCAATCGGCGTGGGAGGAGGCGTCTTCAATCGATGGAGGCTTGGCCGGCGTCGTCTTCAATCGGGGGAGGCTTGGGCGGCGTCGTCGTCAGAAGCTCC CTGTGGTTCATCCGTTTGCGGAACACATAGCGTACTACATGTTGTTTGGCATCCCGTTATCAACATGTTCTTTGACGGGGACAGCCTCTATTGCTTCAGTTGCCGGTTATCTTATTTTCATAGATTTCATGAATAACATGGGACATTGTAACTTTGAGCTCATCCCCAAGTggtttttttctttgtttccTCCTCTTAAGTACCTTATCTACACTCCAAG GGAGGGCATCAATAGATTCATTGAGGAAGCCATACTAGAAGCTGATGGCAAGGGCACTAAGGTCTTTAGCCTGGGCCTCATGAACCAG GGGGAAGATTTGAATGAAAATGGTGAGGTTTATATCAAGAGGAACCCTAATCTCAAAGTGAAGGTGGTGGATGGGAGTAGCCTAGCAGTTGCAGTTGTCCTCAATAACATCCCCAAAGGGACAACTCAAGTCATTCTAAGAGGCAATCTAACTAAAGTCGCTCGGGGCATTGCCATGGCCTTATGCCAAAGGGGCATTAAG gtGAGAGTTTTATACAAGGATGAGTATGAGAAGCTTAAAGAAATGTTTCAAACCAAATCCCTTATTGATGATAACTTGTTACATGATGAACCACATTCATGGGATCACAAG ATCTGGTTGGTGGGAGAAGGATTGAAGGAAGAAGAGCAACTAAAGGCACCAAAAGGGTCATTTTTCATTCCATTCTCTCAGTTCCCTCCAAACAAGCATAGAAAAGATTGTTTTTATTTCCCCACACCATCTTTGCTTGTCCCTAATCATCTTCACAATCTCGACTCTTGCGAG AATTGGCTTCCGAGGAGGGTGATGAGCGTGTGGCGCGTAGCAGGGATAGTGCACGCTCTCGAGGGCTGGAACGAGCACGAGTGTGGCGACACAATGTTGAATTATGACAAAGTCTGGGAAGCGGCCCTTCTTCACGGTTTTCAACCCCTTACCAATATTATCGCAGATTAA